In Gemmatimonadota bacterium, a single genomic region encodes these proteins:
- a CDS encoding enoyl-CoA hydratase/isomerase family protein yields MSYENLTLVVSDRVAVLTVNRPDKLNALNDATIAELERAIDEVRSRDDIGGVILTGAARAFVAGADIAELRRQSPMEGKARAAYGQAVFDKYERSPKPVIAAINGFALGGGCELAMACHIRLASESAKFGQPEVKLGITPGYGGTQRLPRLVGRGRALQLLLTGEMIDAAEALRIGLVNKVVPAGELMATAEQMMRQILANAPLALALCIEAVDRGYNATQADGLNLEANHFAILSGTADMAEGMAAFLEKRAATFTGR; encoded by the coding sequence ATGTCCTACGAAAACCTCACGCTCGTCGTCTCCGACCGGGTCGCCGTCCTCACCGTCAACCGTCCCGACAAGCTCAATGCGCTCAACGACGCGACGATCGCCGAGCTCGAACGGGCCATCGACGAGGTGCGCTCGCGCGACGATATCGGCGGCGTGATTCTCACCGGTGCGGCACGGGCCTTCGTCGCCGGCGCCGACATCGCGGAGCTGCGGCGCCAGTCGCCGATGGAGGGGAAGGCACGCGCGGCATACGGACAGGCGGTCTTCGACAAGTACGAGCGCTCGCCCAAGCCGGTCATCGCCGCCATCAACGGCTTCGCCCTCGGCGGCGGATGCGAGCTGGCCATGGCCTGCCACATCCGTCTCGCATCGGAGAGCGCAAAGTTCGGCCAGCCCGAGGTCAAGCTCGGGATCACGCCCGGGTACGGTGGAACGCAGCGTCTCCCGCGCCTGGTCGGTCGAGGGCGCGCGCTGCAGTTGCTCCTGACGGGAGAGATGATCGACGCGGCCGAAGCGCTCCGCATCGGGTTGGTGAACAAGGTCGTCCCCGCCGGGGAGCTGATGGCGACCGCGGAGCAGATGATGCGGCAGATCCTGGCCAACGCCCCGCTCGCGCTCGCGCTCTGCATCGAGGCGGTCGATCGCGGCTACAACGCGACGCAGGCCGACGGCCTCAACCTCGAGGCCAACCACTTCGCCATCCTCTCGGGGACGGCGGACATGGCCGAGGGGATGGCCGCCTTCCTCGAGAAGCGCGCCGCGACGTTCACCGGCCGGTGA
- the mtnA gene encoding S-methyl-5-thioribose-1-phosphate isomerase: MQIIEAVRWSPSGDAVRIIDQRLLPAEYVERDLRAEDEVCDAIRTLAVRGAPAIGICGAMGLVTTIAPHVGEGEVAFRERLRTVAWRIREARPTAVNLAWGIDRMLRRAAAVSGSNAELLEALREEATVILAEDRAMCEAIGAHGVTLLAEGARVLTHCNAGALATGGIGTALAPVYHAARAGRRVAVYADETRPLLQGSRLTAWELSRAGIPVTVIADNMAASLMAMGAIDVVIVGADRIAANGDVANKIGTYGVAVLAHHHGIPFYVAAPSSTIDPATPTGREIVIEQRAREEVIRGFGPETAPVGVSVCNPAFDVTPAALVTGIVTDRGIVRGPYAFGAEWASGGGASV, translated from the coding sequence ATGCAGATCATTGAAGCGGTGCGCTGGTCGCCCTCGGGCGACGCGGTGCGCATCATCGACCAGCGACTGCTCCCCGCGGAGTACGTCGAGCGCGATCTCCGCGCGGAAGACGAAGTGTGTGACGCGATCCGGACCCTGGCCGTGCGCGGAGCGCCGGCGATCGGGATCTGCGGCGCCATGGGGCTCGTGACGACGATCGCGCCGCACGTGGGCGAGGGCGAGGTGGCCTTTCGGGAGCGGCTGCGCACCGTGGCCTGGCGCATCCGCGAGGCGCGCCCAACGGCGGTCAACCTGGCGTGGGGCATTGACCGAATGCTGCGCCGCGCCGCCGCGGTCAGCGGGAGCAACGCCGAGCTGCTCGAGGCGCTTCGCGAGGAAGCGACGGTGATTCTCGCCGAGGACCGGGCGATGTGCGAAGCGATCGGCGCACATGGCGTGACGCTCCTGGCCGAGGGGGCCCGCGTCCTCACGCACTGCAACGCCGGCGCGCTCGCGACGGGCGGCATCGGCACGGCTCTCGCGCCGGTGTATCACGCCGCCCGCGCCGGCCGGAGGGTCGCCGTCTATGCCGACGAGACGCGCCCGCTGTTGCAGGGAAGCCGGTTGACCGCGTGGGAGCTGTCGCGCGCCGGGATCCCGGTGACGGTTATCGCCGACAACATGGCAGCGTCGTTGATGGCGATGGGGGCGATCGACGTGGTCATCGTTGGCGCGGATCGCATCGCGGCCAACGGCGACGTGGCCAACAAGATCGGGACGTACGGCGTGGCGGTGCTCGCGCACCATCATGGCATTCCGTTCTATGTCGCGGCGCCGTCGTCGACGATCGATCCGGCGACGCCGACGGGGCGCGAGATCGTGATCGAGCAGCGCGCGCGCGAGGAAGTGATCCGCGGATTCGGGCCGGAGACGGCACCGGTCGGCGTCTCGGTGTGCAACCCCGCGTTCGACGTGACGCCGGCGGCGCTCGTGACCGGGATCGTGACGGACCGTGGGATTGTCCGCGGGCCGTATGCCTTCGGGGCGGAGTGGGCGTCGGGTGGAGGGGCCTCCGTATAG
- the glpK gene encoding glycerol kinase GlpK, whose translation MRHVLAIDQGTTGSTCLVVRADGSIAGRAYREITQYYPQPGWVEHDAEEIFERTRDAAREAIARAGVTPDAIGITNQRETIVVWSRATGRPVSRAIVWQDRRTSERCAELAPRAEEITRRTGLVVDPYFSATKLEWLLRDPALAERARSGELVAGTIDSWLIWQLTGGTVHATDASNASRTMLYDIDAAQWSEELCALFGVPRSMLPDVRHSAGAFGVTQREQLGHEIPICGVAGDQQAALYGQGCWQPGEGKNTYGTGAFLLFNAGATRPKGGGGLLTTVACDASGNPVYALEAAIFIAGAAVQWLRDGLQILERAADSEAMAASLTSNDGVYFVPALVGLGAPHWAPDARGTIVGLTRGTSRAHLVRAALESMAYATADVVSTVREQGVALDRLRVDGGATANDWLMQFQSDVLQVTVERPAMIETTALGAAGLAGIASGVWQSPGEFLASRGFTRFEPQRPASDVARDYEGWRRAVRATLAWAADRP comes from the coding sequence ATGCGCCACGTCCTCGCCATCGACCAAGGCACGACCGGCTCCACCTGCCTCGTCGTCCGCGCGGACGGTTCGATCGCCGGGCGCGCGTACCGCGAGATCACGCAGTACTACCCGCAGCCGGGGTGGGTCGAGCACGACGCCGAGGAGATCTTCGAGCGCACGCGTGACGCCGCACGCGAGGCGATTGCCCGCGCCGGCGTCACCCCCGACGCAATCGGCATCACCAACCAGCGCGAAACGATCGTTGTCTGGAGCCGCGCCACCGGTCGCCCGGTGTCCCGCGCGATCGTGTGGCAGGATCGGCGCACCTCCGAGCGCTGCGCCGAACTCGCCCCGCGCGCCGAGGAGATCACTCGCCGCACCGGACTCGTCGTCGATCCGTACTTCTCCGCGACCAAGCTGGAGTGGCTGCTCCGCGATCCGGCGCTCGCCGAGCGCGCCCGCTCGGGCGAGCTGGTGGCCGGCACCATCGACAGCTGGCTGATCTGGCAGCTGACCGGCGGCACGGTGCACGCGACCGACGCCAGCAACGCCTCGCGCACCATGCTGTACGACATCGACGCCGCCCAGTGGAGCGAGGAACTCTGCGCCCTCTTCGGCGTCCCGCGCTCCATGCTCCCCGACGTGCGCCATTCGGCTGGCGCCTTCGGCGTCACCCAACGCGAGCAGCTCGGCCACGAGATCCCGATCTGTGGGGTCGCCGGCGACCAGCAGGCCGCCCTGTACGGCCAAGGATGCTGGCAGCCGGGGGAAGGGAAGAACACCTATGGGACCGGCGCCTTCCTCCTGTTCAATGCAGGGGCAACCCGCCCCAAGGGGGGCGGTGGACTGCTCACGACCGTCGCCTGCGACGCGTCGGGAAATCCGGTGTACGCACTCGAGGCGGCGATCTTCATTGCGGGAGCCGCCGTCCAATGGCTTCGCGATGGGCTGCAGATCCTCGAGCGCGCGGCCGACAGCGAGGCGATGGCTGCGTCGCTGACCTCCAACGACGGGGTGTATTTCGTCCCCGCGCTCGTGGGACTCGGGGCGCCGCACTGGGCGCCGGACGCGCGCGGCACGATCGTGGGCCTGACCCGTGGAACCAGCCGCGCGCACCTCGTGCGCGCCGCGCTGGAGTCGATGGCGTACGCGACCGCCGACGTCGTCTCCACCGTGCGCGAGCAGGGGGTCGCCCTCGACCGACTGCGCGTCGATGGAGGGGCGACCGCCAATGACTGGTTGATGCAGTTCCAGTCCGACGTCCTGCAGGTCACGGTGGAGCGTCCGGCGATGATCGAGACGACCGCGTTAGGTGCGGCCGGGCTCGCTGGCATCGCCTCCGGCGTGTGGCAGTCCCCCGGCGAGTTCCTCGCGTCGCGTGGCTTCACCCGGTTCGAGCCGCAACGGCCCGCGTCCGATGTGGCGCGCGACTACGAAGGGTGGCGGCGCGCGGTGCGGGCGACGCTCGCCTGGGCGGCCGATCGCCCCTAG
- a CDS encoding zinc ribbon domain-containing protein has translation MTSLVIGIVLLVGGIAFAAYPFLRPSTKEEDPGVPDTGAGRARPAPVAASLDPVAAELEELELDRAMGKLSDSDYQRIRSTLESRLRGMPAASAPRRATPPAPGAVQATSPAAPTAVPPVSVAAAVPADLADEAERLIAAERAQVVQCGTCGPRPEPAARFCSTCGRAIGGCPSCGKAIRQSGARFCDQCGTALVR, from the coding sequence ATGACCTCGCTCGTCATCGGCATCGTTCTCCTCGTTGGCGGAATCGCCTTCGCCGCCTATCCGTTCCTCCGGCCGTCCACGAAGGAAGAGGACCCCGGCGTTCCCGACACCGGGGCGGGGCGCGCACGTCCCGCACCGGTCGCGGCGTCGCTCGATCCCGTTGCGGCGGAGTTGGAGGAGCTCGAGCTCGATCGCGCGATGGGGAAGCTCTCCGACAGCGACTACCAGCGCATCCGCTCCACCCTCGAGTCACGGCTGCGCGGAATGCCTGCGGCTTCGGCTCCGCGGCGAGCGACCCCGCCTGCGCCTGGCGCGGTGCAGGCGACGTCGCCGGCGGCACCGACGGCCGTTCCCCCTGTCTCCGTGGCCGCCGCCGTCCCCGCCGATCTCGCCGACGAGGCGGAGCGACTGATTGCGGCCGAGCGAGCGCAGGTGGTGCAGTGCGGGACGTGCGGACCGCGGCCTGAGCCCGCCGCGCGGTTCTGTTCCACGTGCGGGCGCGCGATCGGCGGGTGTCCCAGCTGCGGCAAGGCGATCCGGCAGTCCGGCGCCCGCTTCTGCGACCAGTGCGGGACGGCGCTGGTCCGCTAG
- a CDS encoding ABC transporter ATP-binding protein, whose product MIELTGLTKKYGAFTAVDAIDLFVPKGELFGFLGPNGAGKTTTLRMIAGILRPTAGMVRIAGLDLNANPMAAKAKLGFIPDRPFIYEKLTGMEFLRFVAGLYREDGAAVEHRARELLALFDLEDWRDELVESYSHGMRQKLIISSAFVHRPDVIVVDEPMVGLDPKAAKILKDLFREYTRRGHTIMMSTHTLEVAQTMCDRIGIIQKGTIRACGTMEELRRDAARGDEGLEEIFLRLTGENAARGLMEVLDA is encoded by the coding sequence ATGATCGAACTCACCGGGCTCACCAAGAAGTACGGCGCCTTCACCGCCGTCGACGCCATCGACCTCTTCGTCCCGAAAGGAGAGCTGTTCGGCTTCCTGGGGCCGAACGGCGCCGGCAAGACGACCACGTTGCGGATGATCGCCGGGATCCTGCGCCCCACCGCGGGCATGGTGCGCATCGCCGGGTTGGACCTCAACGCCAATCCGATGGCGGCGAAGGCCAAGCTGGGCTTCATCCCCGACCGCCCGTTCATCTACGAGAAGCTCACCGGGATGGAGTTCCTGCGCTTCGTCGCCGGGCTCTATCGCGAGGACGGTGCCGCGGTCGAGCACCGCGCGCGCGAACTGCTGGCGCTCTTCGACCTGGAGGACTGGCGCGACGAACTGGTGGAGTCGTACTCGCACGGGATGCGGCAGAAGCTGATCATCTCCAGCGCCTTCGTGCACCGTCCCGACGTCATCGTGGTCGACGAGCCGATGGTGGGGCTCGACCCCAAGGCGGCGAAGATCCTCAAGGACCTGTTCCGCGAGTACACGCGGCGCGGGCACACGATCATGATGTCGACGCACACCCTCGAGGTGGCGCAGACGATGTGCGACCGCATCGGGATCATCCAGAAGGGGACGATCCGCGCCTGCGGGACGATGGAGGAGCTGCGGCGTGACGCGGCCCGCGGCGACGAGGGGCTGGAGGAGATCTTCCTGCGGCTGACGGGCGAGAACGCGGCGCGCGGGCTCATGGAGGTCCTCGATGCCTAA
- a CDS encoding macro domain-containing protein → MQIAVTIDDLAFVAADAVARPVNAELRAVTPVIRRLEQAAGEGLLRQLHVQQPLEVGAAVVTAAGAVQADLMIHAVVSTETERVTRDGVRRATTSVLQRAHDFAIDRLAIAPFGLGAGNLDVDDAAQTMVAVLKAHADTRPRPAHVVIVVENDLEAEAFRNVVTRLWREG, encoded by the coding sequence ATGCAGATCGCCGTCACCATCGATGACCTGGCCTTCGTGGCCGCCGACGCCGTCGCCCGCCCGGTGAATGCCGAGTTGCGCGCCGTGACGCCGGTGATCCGTCGGCTCGAGCAGGCGGCGGGCGAGGGCTTGCTCCGTCAGCTGCACGTGCAACAACCGCTTGAGGTGGGCGCGGCCGTGGTCACCGCCGCGGGGGCGGTGCAGGCCGACCTGATGATCCACGCCGTCGTCTCGACCGAGACCGAGCGCGTGACGCGCGACGGGGTGCGCCGGGCCACGACGAGCGTACTGCAGCGCGCGCACGACTTCGCGATAGACCGCCTGGCCATCGCGCCGTTTGGGCTGGGGGCCGGCAACCTCGACGTCGACGACGCCGCGCAGACCATGGTGGCGGTGCTCAAGGCGCACGCCGACACGCGCCCGCGTCCGGCGCACGTCGTGATCGTGGTGGAGAACGACCTCGAGGCCGAGGCGTTTCGCAACGTCGTGACTCGACTGTGGAGGGAGGGATGA
- a CDS encoding divalent-cation tolerance protein CutA, with translation MPHTDAVVVLTTVASADEGAALVRALLERRLIACGTLLPGSRSLYRWEGKIADESETVILMKTRSAVLHAIEKAFAELHPYKVPELLALEVQWGLEKYVNWINDETSMALLS, from the coding sequence ATGCCGCACACCGACGCCGTCGTCGTGCTCACCACCGTGGCCTCCGCCGATGAGGGGGCCGCGCTCGTGCGCGCCCTGCTCGAGCGCCGGCTGATCGCCTGCGGGACACTCCTCCCCGGCTCGCGCTCGCTGTACCGCTGGGAGGGGAAGATCGCCGATGAGTCGGAGACGGTGATCCTGATGAAGACCCGCTCGGCCGTGCTGCACGCGATCGAGAAGGCCTTTGCCGAGTTGCATCCGTACAAGGTGCCCGAGCTGCTCGCGCTGGAAGTGCAGTGGGGACTGGAGAAGTACGTCAACTGGATCAACGACGAGACGTCGATGGCGCTGCTCTCGTAG
- the uvrA gene encoding excinuclease ABC subunit UvrA, with translation MAPTNEALVVRGAREHNLQNVDVTIPRNKLTVITGLSGSGKSSLAFDTIYAEGQRRYVESLSAYARQFLGLMEKPDVDTIEGLSPAISIEQKTAGHNPRSTVGTVTEIYDYLRLLYARAGTPHCPNCGRPVQRQSAGQITDAILAWPDGTRLEILAPLVRGRKGEFRELFEAARKQGFIRAIVDGELVELASPPKLNRRQNHDVSIVVDRLVVRADDRGRLTDSVETALKLAEGLVEVVKHAKEKTTELFSERYGCPNCGISMPEMEPRHFSFNSPFGACQSCGGLGTRREVSEDLILGDPSLTILEGVILPWGEPDGYLRRVILPGLAKSIGFELSTPWAKLPEKVKRVLLHGSVGAKVTDEGEDEPKKKRATAKSAAKKSPVSRLPSPVSWEGIVANISRRYQETDSDTIRQELDGFMVIRPCAACRGRRLKPESLAVTVHQRNIGDVVEMSIGESRRFFDDIPVKHNGKAGLDAEIAGPILKEVRERLRFLDDVGLDYLTLGRSAESLSGGEAQRIRLATQIGSRLVGVLYILDEPSIGLHQRDNARLLGTLKQLRDLGNTVIVVEHDEDTIREADYVIDLGPGAGKHGGKVVACGSVDDIMKVPGSMTGRYLKDEVRIEVPKQRRPADPARTIRVVGAREHNLRDLSVDFPLGTFITVTGVSGSGKSTLVEDILHRSLARHFYRARVIPGEHTRITGLEHIDKVIDIDQSPIGRTPRSNPATYTGVFTPVRELFAEMPEAKIRGYGPGRFSFNVKGGRCEACQGDGLVKIEMHFLPDVYVPCDVCKGKRYNRETLEVRFRGLNVAEILDLTVEDSLAFFENQPRIHQKLVTLNDVGLGYIHLGQSATTLSGGEAQRVKLATELSKRDTGRTLYILDEPTTGLHFEDVRMLLEVLHRLVDRGNTVLVIEHNLDVIKTADWIVDLGPEGGNKGGRIVATGTPEQVVKVKESYTGQFLRTVLKGR, from the coding sequence ATGGCCCCCACCAACGAAGCGCTCGTCGTTCGCGGAGCGCGTGAGCACAATCTCCAGAACGTCGACGTCACGATCCCCCGCAACAAGCTCACGGTCATCACCGGGCTGTCGGGGTCGGGCAAGTCGTCACTCGCCTTCGACACCATCTACGCCGAGGGGCAGCGTCGATACGTCGAATCGCTCTCGGCGTACGCGCGGCAGTTCCTGGGGCTCATGGAGAAGCCCGACGTCGACACGATCGAAGGGTTGTCGCCGGCCATCTCCATCGAGCAGAAGACGGCGGGGCACAACCCGCGCTCGACGGTTGGTACGGTCACGGAGATCTACGACTACCTGCGACTGCTGTATGCCCGCGCCGGCACCCCACACTGTCCCAACTGCGGACGCCCCGTGCAGCGTCAGTCGGCAGGACAGATCACCGATGCCATCCTCGCGTGGCCCGACGGGACGCGCCTCGAGATCCTCGCGCCGCTCGTGCGGGGGAGAAAGGGGGAGTTTCGCGAACTGTTCGAGGCGGCGCGCAAGCAGGGCTTCATCAGGGCCATCGTCGACGGCGAACTCGTCGAGCTGGCCAGCCCCCCCAAGCTCAACCGGCGCCAGAACCACGACGTCTCCATCGTCGTCGATCGCCTCGTGGTGCGCGCCGACGATCGCGGGCGCCTGACCGACTCTGTCGAGACGGCGCTCAAGCTCGCCGAAGGACTGGTCGAGGTGGTGAAGCACGCCAAGGAGAAGACCACCGAGCTCTTCTCCGAGCGGTACGGCTGCCCCAACTGCGGCATCTCGATGCCGGAGATGGAACCGCGCCACTTCTCGTTCAACTCGCCGTTCGGCGCCTGCCAGTCGTGCGGGGGGCTGGGCACGCGGCGCGAGGTGAGCGAGGACCTCATCCTCGGCGATCCGTCGCTCACCATACTCGAAGGGGTGATCCTCCCGTGGGGTGAGCCCGACGGCTACCTGCGCCGCGTGATCCTCCCGGGTCTTGCCAAGTCGATCGGCTTCGAGTTGAGCACTCCCTGGGCCAAGCTCCCCGAGAAGGTGAAGCGCGTGCTCCTGCACGGGAGCGTTGGAGCGAAGGTCACGGACGAGGGTGAGGACGAGCCGAAGAAGAAGCGCGCCACCGCCAAGTCGGCCGCCAAGAAGTCTCCCGTCTCCCGTCTCCCGTCTCCCGTCTCCTGGGAAGGGATCGTCGCCAACATCTCGCGCCGCTACCAGGAGACCGACTCGGACACCATTCGCCAGGAGCTGGACGGCTTCATGGTGATTCGTCCGTGTGCTGCGTGCCGCGGTCGCCGCCTCAAGCCGGAGTCGCTCGCCGTCACCGTGCACCAGCGCAACATCGGCGACGTCGTCGAGATGTCGATCGGTGAGTCACGCCGCTTCTTCGATGACATTCCGGTCAAGCACAACGGCAAGGCCGGGCTCGACGCCGAGATCGCCGGCCCGATCCTCAAGGAGGTGCGTGAACGGCTGCGCTTCCTCGACGACGTCGGGCTCGACTATCTCACGTTAGGGCGCTCGGCGGAATCGCTCTCGGGCGGTGAGGCGCAGCGCATTCGCCTCGCGACGCAGATCGGCTCGCGCCTCGTGGGCGTGCTGTACATCCTCGACGAGCCGTCCATCGGGCTGCACCAGCGCGACAACGCGCGACTGCTCGGGACGCTCAAGCAGCTCCGCGACCTGGGGAACACCGTCATCGTCGTCGAGCACGACGAGGACACCATTCGCGAGGCCGACTACGTCATCGACCTCGGCCCTGGGGCGGGGAAGCACGGCGGCAAGGTCGTGGCCTGTGGTTCGGTCGACGACATCATGAAGGTTCCGGGGTCGATGACCGGGCGCTACCTCAAGGACGAGGTGCGCATCGAGGTCCCCAAGCAGCGTCGCCCCGCCGATCCGGCACGAACCATTCGGGTCGTCGGCGCGCGCGAGCACAACCTGCGCGACCTCAGCGTCGACTTCCCGTTAGGCACCTTCATCACCGTCACCGGCGTCTCGGGGTCGGGCAAGTCGACGCTGGTGGAGGACATCCTGCACCGCTCGCTGGCGCGTCACTTCTATCGGGCGCGCGTCATCCCCGGCGAGCACACGCGCATCACCGGGCTCGAGCACATCGACAAGGTCATCGACATCGACCAGTCGCCCATCGGCCGCACGCCGCGCTCCAACCCCGCCACGTACACGGGAGTCTTCACCCCCGTGCGCGAGCTCTTCGCCGAAATGCCCGAGGCCAAGATCCGCGGCTACGGGCCGGGGCGCTTCTCGTTCAACGTGAAGGGGGGGCGCTGCGAGGCGTGCCAGGGCGACGGGCTCGTGAAGATCGAGATGCACTTCCTCCCCGATGTCTACGTCCCGTGCGACGTGTGCAAGGGGAAGCGCTACAACCGCGAGACGCTCGAAGTCCGGTTCCGCGGGCTCAACGTCGCCGAGATCCTCGACCTCACCGTCGAGGACTCGCTGGCTTTCTTCGAGAACCAGCCGCGCATCCACCAGAAGCTCGTCACGCTCAACGACGTCGGCTTGGGCTATATCCATTTAGGGCAGAGCGCCACCACCCTCTCCGGCGGTGAGGCGCAACGCGTGAAGCTCGCCACCGAACTCTCCAAGCGCGACACCGGGCGTACGCTCTACATCCTCGACGAACCCACCACCGGACTGCACTTCGAGGACGTGCGCATGCTGCTCGAGGTGCTCCACCGGCTCGTCGACCGTGGCAATACGGTGCTCGTCATCGAGCACAACCTCGACGTCATCAAGACGGCGGATTGGATCGTCGACCTTGGGCCCGAAGGAGGGAACAAGGGGGGAAGGATCGTGGCCACCGGGACGCCCGAGCAGGTCGTGAAGGTCAAGGAGAGCTATACGGGGCAGTTCCTCAGGACGGTCCTGAAGGGGCGTTAG
- a CDS encoding CoA transferase, with product MRNPADATAAGDDPLRGTRVVSLAINVPGPVAAARLAALGAEVTKVEPPAGDFLAGAAPVWYEELSAGQRVVTIDLKSVAGRAELDALLEQADILIVSSRPSALARLGLERATVRARHPRLCTVSIVGHPSPDSDLPGHDLTYQAEAGLVSPQALPVTLFSDVAAGIDAAAAALALLVGRSRSGVGGWREVALVDAARALAAPRDHGLTRPGGVLGGGSPGYALYPASDGVVAIAALEAHFLARLVGGLGIAHADASLIAAKVRERRVDEWVTFGRKHDIPIAAVAAT from the coding sequence ATGCGCAACCCGGCTGATGCGACGGCGGCAGGCGACGATCCACTGCGTGGGACGCGGGTGGTGAGCCTCGCGATCAACGTCCCCGGACCGGTTGCAGCTGCGAGACTCGCGGCGCTGGGGGCCGAGGTCACCAAGGTCGAACCGCCCGCCGGCGACTTCCTCGCCGGGGCGGCCCCGGTCTGGTACGAGGAGCTTTCTGCGGGGCAGCGCGTCGTGACGATCGACCTCAAGTCGGTGGCGGGGCGGGCGGAACTCGACGCGCTGCTCGAGCAGGCGGACATCCTCATCGTCTCGTCGCGCCCGTCGGCGCTCGCGCGACTTGGGCTCGAGCGCGCGACCGTGCGCGCGCGGCACCCGAGGCTCTGTACCGTCTCGATTGTCGGGCATCCGTCGCCGGACAGCGACTTACCAGGGCACGATCTCACGTACCAGGCAGAAGCGGGGCTCGTGTCGCCGCAGGCGCTGCCGGTCACCCTCTTCTCCGACGTCGCCGCCGGCATCGACGCCGCGGCTGCCGCGCTCGCGCTCCTCGTCGGGCGCTCGCGCAGCGGTGTCGGCGGGTGGCGCGAAGTGGCCCTCGTCGACGCGGCGAGGGCGCTCGCCGCTCCGCGCGACCATGGCCTCACCCGTCCGGGAGGAGTCCTCGGTGGCGGCTCGCCAGGCTATGCGCTGTATCCGGCGAGCGACGGCGTGGTCGCGATCGCGGCACTCGAGGCGCACTTCCTGGCGCGACTCGTGGGCGGGCTCGGGATCGCCCACGCTGACGCATCGCTCATCGCCGCGAAGGTCCGGGAGCGGCGTGTCGACGAATGGGTCACCTTTGGCCGCAAGCACGACATCCCGATCGCGGCGGTCGCCGCTACCTAA
- the sdaAB gene encoding L-serine ammonia-lyase, iron-sulfur-dependent, subunit beta, which translates to MVSLLDIIGPVMVGPSSSHTAGACRLGMLARGLVGGTPEKALIELHGSFARTGEGHGTDKAIAGGLMGFRPDDERLRDALDIMEREGLAYTFEKTKLGEEGETHPNTVRITLERGDRRAEMIGSSLGAGRILVSQIDGFPVEVHGTYHTIALVAEDIKGSIARIAGLLADDGVNIATLRLTRKERGGDAFMVIEVDEEPGPEVRDHIRTLPWVKWAYRLDKVGA; encoded by the coding sequence ATGGTTTCCCTGCTCGATATCATCGGTCCCGTCATGGTGGGCCCCAGCTCGAGCCACACCGCTGGCGCCTGCCGCCTCGGGATGCTCGCACGTGGCCTCGTCGGCGGGACCCCCGAAAAGGCGCTCATCGAATTGCACGGTTCCTTCGCCCGCACGGGTGAGGGACACGGGACCGACAAGGCGATCGCCGGCGGATTGATGGGCTTCCGCCCCGACGACGAGCGCCTGCGCGACGCGCTCGACATCATGGAACGCGAGGGGCTGGCCTACACCTTCGAGAAGACGAAGCTCGGCGAGGAGGGGGAGACGCACCCCAACACCGTCCGCATCACCCTCGAGCGCGGGGACCGCAGGGCCGAGATGATCGGCTCATCGTTAGGCGCGGGACGCATCCTCGTCTCGCAGATCGACGGCTTCCCGGTCGAGGTGCACGGGACCTACCACACCATCGCGCTGGTGGCCGAGGACATCAAGGGATCGATCGCCCGCATTGCCGGCCTGCTCGCCGACGATGGCGTCAACATCGCCACCTTGCGCCTGACGAGAAAGGAACGGGGCGGCGACGCCTTCATGGTGATCGAAGTCGACGAGGAGCCGGGCCCCGAGGTGCGCGACCACATCCGCACGCTCCCCTGGGTCAAGTGGGCCTACCGCCTGGACAAGGTCGGCGCCTGA